The window ACCTTTATCAAACAGAGACAGAAATTCCGAGAAACTCTTTTTTCCAAAAAGAGTCGCATAACAATTTGCCAATGCTCCGAAAAGCGTCTGCGAACGGAAAGGAAGTTCTTCAAGCACAAAAGCATTGTTTTTCGGAGGATATAATTTGGTGATTTTCATCATTCACCTCGATTATAAATCAATTTCATTTATATCGATTTCATCCAGAGTTGGTTTCGTCTTAATTTCTTTGGCAGGTTCGTGTTTTTGATAATTTTCAGCTGTTTTTTCCGAAATGGAAATATCTTTGAAAGCAATTTGACCGTAACCGCGCGAACCGGAACCGCCGAGATAATCATCTTGTAAAAGCTGCATTCCTTCAAAAAGCATTTTTACCAGTTCTTTATCTGTTTCATCATAGAATGTAAAAACAATTGAAAAATCAAATTTTGCTCCTGCCGGAACTCGTTCCAATTGTCTGGGACCGTGAGGTGGTTGTGATGTTAATCTATCTAAAGAAACTTCCCATTTTGCTTCCGTATAATCAAGTTCCAGTTTTTCAAAATCGCCGGTTTTGTTTATCATCTGTTCAAATACTTCATTATTCAAATAGGCATCACGCACGATCAGTCGAGTTTTGAAATCGGATTCTTTGGCAACCGAACCGAAGAGTTTTTGAATTTTAGGATTGAATTTCTTTTTCAAATCTTCTTCTTTTTCGTTTAATCCTTTTTTTTCTACTTCTTTCATATTCACTTTTCCATTATCAACCAAACCAGTTAATTGAGTATATTCTGAATATTTCATTTCCAGCAGGCTTCTCATTTTTCCCTTAATGGAAGAACCGGGAATATACGGAACTCCGTTTGCATTTTTTATCACATTGCTGTCTATTCCGCCAATATCGAGAGCAGTAGAAGAGCCTCCGATGTGAAGTCCGGTTAAAAGTTCTATTTTCCCGTTTATGAATATTTTTTTGATAAGTTTCATTCTTTACCTCCTGCATCTTTTTTATAACAAACAATTGCTTCGAAAAACTCTTTGAAATTCTCAACTTCATTCGGTTCTTTGATTTCCGATATCATTGAATCTAATTGTTCCATAAAGAATGATACTTTGGGTTCTCTTCCAGAATAATATGCCAATTTTGGTCTAAGCATAGCTAAAGCTTTTACTTTTTCATCAATTGGCTTATTATTTATTTTCAATACTTCGGAAAATAAATTTCTCAATTTTGAAGTTGAAACATTATCCTTAAAATTCTTTTTTGAAACGAATTTTTTACATTCGTTACAAAAATTGTTGTATTCCTCTACAGAAAGTTCATTGATAATTAAAGCCATTTTAAGTAATGGACTTAGTTTTTTAATTTTATTGATGGTGGTTACTTTAAATCCCTGTGGTCCCTCTTCTACTTCAAATTCGACCTGATCATTTACGCCAAGTCTTTCCTTATCAACGAACTTTTTATGACAATAAACGGATTCCTCAAAATCTTCGCTTTTGATGAAACCTGCTCCACTCTTGGGATGGAAATTTGTTACTTTTCCTTTATGCATCTTAACCTCCTTATTTTCTTGTCTGCAGGTCTGCCAATTTGGCAGCGACTGTAATTATTTGATGATTTTTAATTTTATTTTCTTTTAATTCGAAGAAATTTTCAAACCACATATCTTCGTATATTTTTATTATCCTGTCTTTGTTATCAATATT is drawn from Candidatus Cloacimonadota bacterium and contains these coding sequences:
- the csm3 gene encoding type III-A CRISPR-associated RAMP protein Csm3 encodes the protein MKLIKKIFINGKIELLTGLHIGGSSTALDIGGIDSNVIKNANGVPYIPGSSIKGKMRSLLEMKYSEYTQLTGLVDNGKVNMKEVEKKGLNEKEEDLKKKFNPKIQKLFGSVAKESDFKTRLIVRDAYLNNEVFEQMINKTGDFEKLELDYTEAKWEVSLDRLTSQPPHGPRQLERVPAGAKFDFSIVFTFYDETDKELVKMLFEGMQLLQDDYLGGSGSRGYGQIAFKDISISEKTAENYQKHEPAKEIKTKPTLDEIDINEIDL
- the csm2 gene encoding type III-A CRISPR-associated protein Csm2, translating into MHKGKVTNFHPKSGAGFIKSEDFEESVYCHKKFVDKERLGVNDQVEFEVEEGPQGFKVTTINKIKKLSPLLKMALIINELSVEEYNNFCNECKKFVSKKNFKDNVSTSKLRNLFSEVLKINNKPIDEKVKALAMLRPKLAYYSGREPKVSFFMEQLDSMISEIKEPNEVENFKEFFEAIVCYKKDAGGKE